A window of the Gossypium arboreum isolate Shixiya-1 chromosome 2, ASM2569848v2, whole genome shotgun sequence genome harbors these coding sequences:
- the LOC108472201 gene encoding cytochrome P450 83B1-like, with protein sequence MEIVVFLVFLLPLSLFLFILLKHGNSNRLPPSPPSLPLIGHLHIQLFDNSAPHFFLSKLSQKYGSLVYLRFGFKPILVVSSAKMAKEVMKTHDLDFCSRPHQRCSHKLSYNASDVAFSPYNDYWREMRKICVVHLFSGVQQYRPIREDEVDRLIEKISKLSVDAKPVNLSEAIMCLSSTIICRIAFGKRYDEEGAERSRFHELLNESQAIVSSFSFSDYFPYMGWLDRFTGLLSRLEKTFRELDTFYQQLIDERLDPNRPKPQQEDILDVLLQTWKDHDFSFDLTIDQIKAILMNVFIAGTDTSAATIIWVMSFLMKNPKCLKKTQAEVRNLIGKKGFVNEDDTRDLTYLKAVIRETFRLQPIAPLLVPRETLRKCNIGGYDIPAKTLVYVNAWAIGKDPGTWENPEEFYPERFIGSPIDYKGQHFELIPFGAGRRVCPGMHMGVAVVELALANLLYKFDWEMPIAMTKEDIDFDALPGLATHKKNALILVARKIYD encoded by the exons ATGGAAATAGTAGTGTTTCTGGTCTTTCTTCTACCACTCTCCTTGTTCCTGTTCATTCTCCTAAAACATGGCAATTCTAATCGTCTTCCCCCTAGCCCTCCTTCTCTTCCTTTGATTGGTCACTTACATATACAGCTGTTTGATAACTCAGCCCCTCATTTTTTTCTTAGCAAACTCTCTCAAAAGTATGGTTCTCTCGTGTACTTGCGATTTGGGTTTAAGCCAATCCTTGTAGTTTCTTCAGCAAAAATGGCTAAAGAGGTTATGAAAACCCATGACCTTGACTTTTGCAGCAGGCCTCATCAACGTTGTAGTCATAAACTATCTTACAATGCCTCGGATGTGGCTTTTTCACCGTATAATGACTACTGGAGGGAGATGAGGAAAATTTGTGTTGTACATCTCTTTAGCGGAGTGCAACAGTATCGTCCCATCCGAGAAGATGAAGTTGATCGCTTGATTGAAAAAATATCCAAATTATCTGTTGATGCTAAACCTGTCAACTTGAGTGAAGCAATAATGTGCCTTTCCAGTACAATAATTTGTAGAATAGCCTTCGGCAAGAGGTACGACGAAGAAGGAGCCGAAAGAAGCAGATTCCATGAGCTGCTTAATGAAAGTCAAGCCATAGTATCAAGCTTCAGTTTTTCTGACTACTTTCCGTACATGGGTTGGCTCGATAGATTCACTGGATTGCTTAGTCGTCTTGAAAAAACTTTCAGAGAGCTTGATACTTTTTATCAACAACTCATTGATGAACGTCTTGATCCTAATAGGCCAAAACCCCAACAAGAGGACATACTCGACGTGTTACTACAAACATGGAAGGATCACGACTTTTCATTTGATCTGACTATCGATCAGATAAAAGCTATTCTTATG AACGTGTTTATAGCTGGAACAGACACATCCGCAGCCACTATAATATGGGTGATGAGCTTCTTAATGAAAAATCCAAAATGTTTGAAGAAAACTCAAGCAGAAGTAAGGAATTTGATTGGAAAAAAAGGTTTTGTAAATGAAGATGATACTCGAGATTTGACTTACTTAAAAGCTGTGATAAGAGAAACATTTAGATTGCAACCAATAGCTCCATTGTTAGTGCCACGAGAAACACTCCGAAAGTGCAACATAGGTGGGTACGATATACCTGCCAAAACCTTGGTTTATGTGAACGCGTGGGCAATAGGAAAAGACCCTGGAACTTGGGAAAATCCAGAAGAGTTTTATCCTGAAAGGTTCATTGGTAGTCCCATTGACTACAAAGGGCAACACTTTGAGCTCATACCATTTGGTGCTGGTAGAAGAGTTTGTCCTGGAATGCATATGGGAGTTGCAGTAGTGGAACTTGCCCTTGCTAATCTTCTTTACAAGTTCGATTGGGAAATGCCGATTGCGATGACAAAAGAAGACATAGACTTTGATGCACTACCTGGTCTCGCTACACACAAAAAAAATGCTCTTATCCTTGTGGCTAGGAAGATTTATGATTAA